AGAGGTATATTTTCGATTAGGAGAGAATTCGGTTTGTTTACGGATTTATTAGGTTTGCCTGTTGTTCTTGGGAgttttttgattgattttttctgCATGTTCCGTTTTCGGAAGCTAGAACTGAGTGTTGTcctttccaccttgaagcagTGATGCTCTGGTTCATGGATGTTATACCAGCAAGCTTTAGGATTAGGAGGCTTCAGATATGGAGGAGCTAGTGAGATAGAAAGCTGGATTTCAGTATAAATTTTGTGCTGTCCTCTATTGTTGTGAATGTTGACGTTCAAGTATTGTGGTGCTAATACGAATTTAATGCTACATTGGCATTGTTGAAGTATAATAATGTCTTTGAACCCATGATGACTCTCTTAGGACACTGCGACAACATATTCATCCCATTGATCACGACTGAAGACTACCACTACACAATGCTTAGGTTGAACAAGAAGGCAAAAGAATGGATTCATTACAATCCAATGCGCAAAAGAACAAATCCTGAAAAAAGCAAAGGCTACGAGAATGCCAAAGAAGTGGTAAGTTTGATGGGTtatttgatatttgttatgtGTATTGACCCTCAGTAGCTTGATGGGTTGTTTGAGATTTGTTCACTCCTATGGGTTAATTGCACTTTTATATACAGGTAGAAGCAGTGACAATGTGGATGCTTGATGTGAAAAAGTTGCACAAGCAGAACAAGGAGAGGAGGCTAAAATTTGTCAGAGTGGAAAAGAAGACAACAATATATGAGGAAATACAGATTGATGAAAATGCAGAGAAAACAATCGCTTGGATAAACAAAACTGATGTGGATAACTTAAAGCTGGTTGAAGACATGTATTGTGCACAGCAACCTGATAATTCGTAAGTGAAACAACAACGTTACTGAGTGTCAATACTGTTAAGTACATTGAGTGTCTtacatttcttttttcattttgtagGTTGGACTGCGGACCTTATATCCTACACTATATAGAGAATATAGCAAAGAACAGGCTGCAGATAAGCAAAGCAGATAGAGGCGTTTTGGTTGACAAGGTTTTGGGATTAGAAAGAGAAATCAAAGAAAGCTTGAAGAACATGAGAAGAACCATGGTGGAGAGGTTTCTTAACCATGACGAGGGCTGGTATTCGAAAGTAGGTTACACTCAGTAAAATGATAGATGAGGATTAGGATTTTTGTGGATGTGgatttttgtttatgagttgaaTGGATTTTGACGAAAGTAAATTGACAGAAGCGGGCTTTTTGAAGTCTTCTTTACCGGTTAATGTTAATGGAATTCAATTTTGCTAATTTACTTTCAACTTTAATGGATCCATATACAATGGAAAGAACTGCAAGTCGTGCCTGTTAGAATGATACTGAAGCTCAGTAATAAATCTACGAACCTTCAGAATGATACTGAAGCTCAATACATTAAATCTATTGTACCCTTCAGCATGATACTGAAGCTCAGTACATTAAATCTAGTGTACCTCAGCATGTAATCCTAGATATGGTCTTCAAGTCTTGCTTTGAACGAAATCAATACTACAACTcaagaataataataagaaagtATAAAATGGATTATAACCGGCAAAAAAAATTCCTTAACATAAATCTTTAGAAAGCTACTGAACATCAGTAGACAGTCAATAGTCATAATCCTGTTGTATCTCAGCAGTAAATGAAAGAAAACTAAAGTTACTTGTGAAACTTTAGAAGTTCAATGAATCAAAAATCAGCAACAATTGCACCTATTTTCGACAAAATCATATTGGAACATTGCATGTCTTCCTATTATGCCTCCCCAATTGGCCACAACGGCCACACGTCCTCTCCTTTGAAGACACCTCGCCAACAGACTTGATACGTTTAGTCTTGGGCCTTCCTGGAGGTCTTCTGGTCAGTGGAGGTTTGACAGATGTGCTATCAGAGCATTGGACATAGCTCTGCTCAATATTGGGAATGGGCTTAATACCAAAGGAATAGCTCTTGAAATACTCCTCTTTAAAGTAATATCGTTCGATAAACGGGTAAACCACATATCCCGCTCGCTGGATGGCAGCAAGAGCGTGAGAGCAAGGAAATGATTTAATCTGCCACTGACGACATGCACAAGTCTGGACCATTATGTCAACAGATGTTGAGCGTTCGGAGTGAACCTCATAAACAAACTCATCCGACCTAATAACTGTCCAATCTCTCCCTATTTCCATATTTTTAACAAGTTCAGCTTGCATTACAGGACAAAGAGGAAGACTCCACTTGCTTACCAATAGCTTCCTCTCAACCATCTTTGCCATCATCATCACGCGGATCTTCTCTAACATAGGAAAAATTGGGAGTTCCCGAGCCTTGAGAGTCCAACTATTAAAAGATTCCGCTGTACTATTGACCATCTCACCAAATCTATTACCTCGAAAGAAGGCATTACACCATTTTTCAATAGGTAGACCTCTAAGGAATTGCGCAACAAGATCCTTCCCCTCATCAAGAAGCTCCCTCAGGTTATAGTGATATTGACGCTCAGTAGATGAGTATGCAACCTTGTAAAACTTATCGACAATGGTGACACGGAGTGCACTGTTGTTATTACCCTTAAACAAGTTTTGGAGATTATTCTTCAAGTGATACAGGCAAAAGGAATGAGGAGACTCCGGAAAAACTCTAGCCAAGGAATTCATCAACCCTTGTTGTCGATCAGAAACAAAAGTAATGACTCTGCCTTGCGGGTCTAGAATTGTCTTCAAGATCCCAAAATACCAATTCCAATTGGCATCAGTTTCGGCATCAACAACGGCAATGGCAAAAGGGAAAAAACCTGagggaaaaagaaacaaatatatcGCATCAAACGCTAAATTATGGAGGACAAAGAAAGCAGAAACATAAGACAATACTACTGAACCTCAATAACAAAGCTTAGATGACATTGTTTTGCgggaaaccctaaaccctaaaccctaaaccctaaaccctaaaccctaaatcctaaaccctaaaccctattaTGAAGGACAAAGAAAGAGGGAACATAAGACAATACTACTGAACC
This portion of the Rosa chinensis cultivar Old Blush chromosome 1, RchiOBHm-V2, whole genome shotgun sequence genome encodes:
- the LOC112182959 gene encoding protein FAR1-RELATED SEQUENCE 4-like; the protein is MTARCTYMSETVMVFLDGTTRFADFFNEICMRFKGLKPGLFELKYSLPDYPSCALDSDLDMRLMFRSLAEFKRTSVDILVRICDFGANCVADGVQCSAAAAASSCVSVVSTVIDEPDYLGDFRPEDPKVYMSKQWREYIKCGDQKFRGGAVEFRQKLCMYAIEVGFVFVYVRNDKWRVIAECFNKLSEGCKWYINASLCPANNFFYIRQLNNVHTCSGVLRQQKHKLLSSTIVKTLINDEFRGNPSLKAHDIMDRLKNNYGLDITYRVAWKGKEKAMKELHGSDEDSYSMLTWYRDAVMEIIEGFKSCIPLLFVDGAHLKSKYKGQLLSATGKDGNQGFFPFAIAVVDAETDANWNWYFGILKTILDPQGRVITFVSDRQQGLMNSLARVFPESPHSFCLYHLKNNLQNLFKGNNNSALRVTIVDKFYKVAYSSTERQYHYNLRELLDEGKDLVAQFLRGLPIEKWCNAFFRGNRFGEMVNSTAESFNSWTLKARELPIFPMLEKIRVMMMAKMVERKLLVSKWSLPLCPVMQAELVKNMEIGRDWTVIRSDEFVYEVHSERSTSVDIMVQTCACRQWQIKSFPCSHALAAIQRAGYVVYPFIERYYFKEEYFKSYSFGIKPIPNIEQSYVQCSDSTSVKPPLTRRPPGRPKTKRIKSVGEVSSKERTCGRCGQLGRHNRKTCNVPI
- the LOC112182303 gene encoding uncharacterized protein LOC112182303 isoform X2 — translated: MLRLNKKAKEWIHYNPMRKRTNPEKSKGYENAKEVVEAVTMWMLDVKKLHKQNKERRLKFVRVEKKTTIYEEIQIDENAEKTIAWINKTDVDNLKLVEDMYCAQQPDNSLDCGPYILHYIENIAKNRLQISKADRGVLVDKVLGLEREIKESLKNMRRTMVERFLNHDEGWYSKVGYTQ
- the LOC112182303 gene encoding uncharacterized protein LOC112182303 isoform X1; amino-acid sequence: MMTLLGHCDNIFIPLITTEDYHYTMLRLNKKAKEWIHYNPMRKRTNPEKSKGYENAKEVVEAVTMWMLDVKKLHKQNKERRLKFVRVEKKTTIYEEIQIDENAEKTIAWINKTDVDNLKLVEDMYCAQQPDNSLDCGPYILHYIENIAKNRLQISKADRGVLVDKVLGLEREIKESLKNMRRTMVERFLNHDEGWYSKVGYTQ